A window of Acropora muricata isolate sample 2 chromosome 3, ASM3666990v1, whole genome shotgun sequence contains these coding sequences:
- the LOC136910452 gene encoding uncharacterized protein, which yields MRVQHAAKENGFISNANSTSFQSESKQQKRSHVDMVTDESSVFSRNGVKSYNVKLFTITKMSSESFSYISTNNHHSTFHEFKVLSEVTGGDGENRRFIEHFTKSSGAKVEQQIVVVMREKPEEVTQQMQELESSTKELDNADIFSISDLLKYPSDYAPKTKVSKTKVKEGDIQLEKSKFNKMELTVSAEEDEEEESDDEYDEFEEEIVIVDVRRKPLWRKGLEIPKPPPEKVGIPIEDLLEIPTLNTTQESCPDEFLIDEKVDYVENPPVLNAESPSLSAWESF from the coding sequence ATGAGAGTTCAACACGCTGCGAAAGAAAATGGGTTTATCTCAAATGCAAACTCGACAagctttcaaagcgagtctaaacAACAAAAGCGAAGCCATGTAGATATGGTGACCGACGAGTCGTCTGTATTCTCTAGAAATGGTGTTAAATCGTATAATGTCAAGTTGTTTACAATAACGAAGATGTCCTCAGAGTCGTTCTCCTATATTAGTACGAACAACCATCACAGTACTTTCCACGAGTTCAAAGTGTTGTCGGAGGTAACCGGAGGAGATGGCGAGAACCGAAGATTTATCGAACACTTCACGAAGTCTTCCGGTGCCAAAGTTGAACAGCAGATCGTGGTTGTCATGCGAGAAAAACCCGAAGAAGTGACACAGCAAATGCAAGAGCTGGAATCGTCCACGAAAGAGCTCGATAATGCTGATATATTTAGCATTAGTGATTTGTTGAAATATCCAAGCGATTACGCACCAAAAACGAAAGTGTCTAAAACTAAGGTAAAAGAGGGAGACATCCAACTGGAAAAgagcaaattcaacaaaatggAGTTAACTGTGTCCGctgaagaagacgaagaagaggAATCAGATGACGAGTACGATGAATTTGAGGAAGAGATCGTGATAGTGGATGTAAGAAGAAAACCATTGTGGCGTAAAGGTTTGGAAATTCCCAAACCACCGCCTGAGAAAGTTGGAATACCCATCGAAGATCTACTTGAGATTCCGACGCTCAATACCACGCAAGAATCGTGTCCCGATGAGTTTTTGATCGATGAGAAAGTTGACTACGTGGAAAACCCTCCAGTTCTTAATGCAGAATCCCCAAGCCTCAGTGCCTGGGAAAGTTTTTAA
- the LOC136910444 gene encoding myb-like protein X isoform X2: MKAFWRCCCPCCFRGEPEEKPRVKVSYGDARSPKQAPEETVALLKPEEQHRDAINENGQTVKAKGEESSDQNKHDEEKEDEPPSDTKQEDNEDNDKKDDDAGAAMKVNAERNTDTDNRKGTKTVTTATMAASSAGESRNSTREILEDAHNKSNRNEDEETEIVEYVDKYGRRVRRRIVKKIVTTTITTKKGSGEDGSESGKKDGDSYSSVYKKSVVTKKMDGDENRSELERSTTTSDDKNQIVVVKTDRKIDMPDWMEESKSPGTKRQNLDSSDVSIHLKYPTKDVTDKKESGEKAKESKIQAELAKRDRPDISIDDLEDLLQQKEKEKPEVKRTEKEMKPAPPESTPDDDEDENEDDEDEDDEYEEEIVIIEVNRKYRFPKGMEVPKPVPKKAGIPIEDLLEIPTMQIQQESTPDDKPLMEEEDIESTERPPIVFCEPDWTRLDKL, encoded by the exons ATGAAAG ccttttGGAGATGCTGCTGTCCTTGTTGTTTTCGAGGAGAGCCAGAAGAGAAGCCGCGAGTAAAGGTATCGTATGGTGACGCACGCTCACCAAAACAAGCTCCAGAAGAGACAGTGGCTTTGCTGAAACCAGAGGAACAACACCGTGATGCAATAAACGAAAACGGCCAAACAGTGAAAGCGAAGGGTGAGGAATCTTCGGATCAAAATAAACACGATGAAGAAAAGGAGGACGAACCGCCATCTGATACGAAACAAGAAGACAACGAAGATAATGACAAGAAGGATGACGACGCAGGTGCTGCTATGAAAGTAAACGCTGAAAGAAACACCGATACAGACAACAGGAAAGGAACGAAAACtgtaacaacagcaacaatggCAGCAAGTTCAGCTGGTGAATCGAGAAATTCTACCAGGGAAATATTGGAAGATGCACATAATAAATCTAACCGCAATGAAGACGAGGAAACTGAAATTGTGGAATACGTGGATAAATATGGTCGACGCGTTAGACGaagaattgtaaaaaaaatcgTAACAACGACAATTACAACAAAGAAAGGCTCCGGGGAAGATGGTTCTGAGAGTGGTAAGAAGGACGGCGACAGCTACAGTTCGGTTTACAAAAAGTCTGTTGTGACCAAGAAAATGGACGGAGACGAGAACCGAAGTGAATTGGAACGCTCAACGACTACCTCCGACGATAAAAATCAGATCGTGGTTGTGAAGACAGACCGTAAAATCGACATGCCTGATTGGATGGAAGAAAGTAAATCGCCTGGAACGAAGCGTCAAAATCTGGACAGTTCAGATGTCAGCATTCATTTGAAATATCCAACAAAAGATGTCACAGACAAAAAAGAATCAGGGGAAAAGGCAAAGGAAAGCAAAATCCAAGCGGAACTCGCGAAGCGAGACAGGCCCGATATTTCCATCGATGATCTTGAAGATTTGCTgcagcaaaaagaaaaggagaaaccGGAAGTTAAAAGGACAGAAAAGGAAATGAAGCCGGCGCCACCAGAATCGACTCCGGACGACGACGAGGACGAAAACGAAGATGACGAAGATGAAGACGACGAATACGAAGAGGAAATCGTCATCATAGAAGTCAATCGAAAATATCGTTTCCCCAAAGGAATGGAAGTACCGAAGCCAGTGCCTAAAAAAGCTGGAATTCCCATTGAAGATCTTTTGGAAATTCCCACAATGCAAATTCAGCAAGAATCAACCCCAGATGACAAACCTCTCATGGAGGAGGAAGATATCGAGTCTACTGAACGCCCGCCAATTGTTTTCTGTGAACCAGATTGGACTCGGCTCGACAAACTGTAA
- the LOC136910450 gene encoding N-lysine methyltransferase setd6-like has protein sequence MVDHESNLGNFLSWCDTNGLQLSKKVRVSLEGSCHRFGMVAVDDIDKGESLFEIPRSLLLTPETSSISGILETLANDGQFALENRSGWTPLLVALMYEYTDPSSHWRPYLNLIPDINVLDQPMFWGRHERQKELKGTGILEDVEHDVQKIEEEYKCIAWPFMNKHKQYFSESDHTLDLYKRMAAFVMAYSFTENSSDEDDDSDSENAALTGPAMVPMADILNHISNNNAHLEFGDEKLTMVAVQDISKGEEIFNTYGKLANCDLLKSYGFIECELPNKYDMVDIPLVAFHKVMKENLSSTETQLLNAKFEFGNELDVFSDGDLFQFGRDGCFESSPDLYFFLRILHLSGTQFKELLQQLIQLQRTKTFDDIVPLLNLIDEKTKKNVSQRILKLVLKAERESPGKKRAMNEGKSQRMNKKQKLEIRNFNHELEDFKVKNKSDINFSPNNYCSDDIASGLNGRSESCNVKCHSKTKLIPAVESEDKPYGRIRRKERPKEQEISYCSKNNSDESNEDFTVDDNDKIDVVDHDCDDYDDGIEEQSEEEEENESEEILTYELLSQWPIGWRKTLASVAQFCIQERFGGANMDMDVSEDSRLSNRQLSALRIRRGQKYIFQQICELGDKTVLP, from the exons ATGGTGGACCATGAAAGTAATTTGGGTAATTTCTTGTCTTGGTGCGATACGAATGGTTTACAATTAAGCAAGAAG GTTAGAGTAAGCCTTGAAGGATCATGTCATCGCTTTGGTATGGTAGCGGTGGATGACATTGACAAAGGAGAATCTCTGTTTGAAATCCCTCGAAGCCTTCTCCTAACACCAGAAACTTCATCCATATCAGGGATCCTTGAAACTTTAGCAAATGATGGCCAGTTTGCACTAGAAAATAG GTCTGGATGGACTCCTCTCCTTGTTGCCCTGATGTACGAATACACTGATCCATCATCTCACTGGAGACCATATCTGAACCTTATCCCTGATATTAATGTCCTGGATCAGCCCATGTTTTGGGGAAGACATGAACGGCAGAAAGAGCTCAAGGGAACTGGGATATTGGAGGATGTTGAACATGATGTACAAAAGATTGAAGAAGAGTACAAATGTATTGCATGGCCATTTATGAACAAACACAAACAGTATTTCAG tgaATCCGATCACACCCTTGACCTTTACAAACGTATGGCAGCATTTGTCATGGCCTACAGCTTCACAGAAAATAGTTCAGATGAGGATGATGATAGCGATAGTGAAAACGCTGCTCTTACTGGACCTGCAATGGTACCAATGGCCGACATTCTCAATCACATCAGTAACAATAATGCACACTTAGAATTTGGTGATGAAAAATTAACTATGGTGGCAGTGCAAGATATTTCAAAG GGAGAAGAAATCTTCAACACGTACGGCAAACTTGCAAACTGTGACTTGCTTAAGTCTTATGGTTTCATTGAGTGTGAATTGCCTAATAAATATGATATG GTGGACATTCCCCTTGTCGCATTTCATAAAGTTATGAAGGAGAATCTTTCCTCAACAGAGACACAACTGCTGAATGCAAAGTTTGAATTTGGGAATGAACTG gATGTATTTTCTGATGGTGACTTGTTCCAATTTGGAAGAGATGGGTGTTTTGAATCCAGTCCTGACTTGTATTTCTTTCTCAGA ATTCTTCATTTGAGTGGGACTCAATTCAAAGAACTCTTGCAACAGCTCATTCAGCTACAAAGAACCAaaacatttgatgacattgttcCTCTCTTAAATCTAATAGAtgagaaaacgaaaaagaatgTCAGTCAGAGGATTTTGAAACTTGTGTTGAAAGCAGAGAGGGAGAGTCCAGGGAAAAAACGGGCAATGAATGAGGGAAAATCACAACGGatgaacaagaaacaaaaacttgaaatcagAAATTTTAATCATGAATTGGAAGACttcaaagttaaaaacaaatctGATATAAATTTTTCACCAAACAATTATTGTAGTGATGACATTGCATCAGGTTTAAATGGTCGCTCAGAAAGTTGTAATGTTAAGTGTCATAGTAAAACCAAACTGATCCCGGCGGTTGAAAGTGAAGATAAACCATATGGTAGGATCCGTCGTAAAGAAAGACCTAAAGAACAAGAGATAAGTTATTGTAGTAAAAACAATAGTGATGAAAGCAATGAGGACTTCACAGTTGATGACAACGACAAGATAGATGTTGTCGACCATGATtgtgatgattatgatgatggaATTGAGGAGCAAAgtgaagaagaggaggagaatGAATCTGAGGAAATACTAACTTACG AATTATTGTCCCAGTGGCCGATAGGGTGGAGGAAGACATTGGCAAG CGTTGCGCAGTTTTGTATACAAGAAAGATTCGGAGGGGCTAATATGGACATGGATGTTTCTGAGGATAGCAGGCTTAGTAACAGGCAATTGTCGGCTTTGAGAATAAGACGTggacagaaatacatatttcaACAGATTTGTGAGCTTGGTGACAAAACGGTCTTGCCATGA
- the LOC136910444 gene encoding myb-like protein X isoform X1, whose protein sequence is MLRSFRAKKAAYSLGFQLSFWRCCCPCCFRGEPEEKPRVKVSYGDARSPKQAPEETVALLKPEEQHRDAINENGQTVKAKGEESSDQNKHDEEKEDEPPSDTKQEDNEDNDKKDDDAGAAMKVNAERNTDTDNRKGTKTVTTATMAASSAGESRNSTREILEDAHNKSNRNEDEETEIVEYVDKYGRRVRRRIVKKIVTTTITTKKGSGEDGSESGKKDGDSYSSVYKKSVVTKKMDGDENRSELERSTTTSDDKNQIVVVKTDRKIDMPDWMEESKSPGTKRQNLDSSDVSIHLKYPTKDVTDKKESGEKAKESKIQAELAKRDRPDISIDDLEDLLQQKEKEKPEVKRTEKEMKPAPPESTPDDDEDENEDDEDEDDEYEEEIVIIEVNRKYRFPKGMEVPKPVPKKAGIPIEDLLEIPTMQIQQESTPDDKPLMEEEDIESTERPPIVFCEPDWTRLDKL, encoded by the exons ATGTTGAGAAGTTTTCGCGCAAAAAAGGCCGCTTACAGTCTTGGATTCCAGTTAT ccttttGGAGATGCTGCTGTCCTTGTTGTTTTCGAGGAGAGCCAGAAGAGAAGCCGCGAGTAAAGGTATCGTATGGTGACGCACGCTCACCAAAACAAGCTCCAGAAGAGACAGTGGCTTTGCTGAAACCAGAGGAACAACACCGTGATGCAATAAACGAAAACGGCCAAACAGTGAAAGCGAAGGGTGAGGAATCTTCGGATCAAAATAAACACGATGAAGAAAAGGAGGACGAACCGCCATCTGATACGAAACAAGAAGACAACGAAGATAATGACAAGAAGGATGACGACGCAGGTGCTGCTATGAAAGTAAACGCTGAAAGAAACACCGATACAGACAACAGGAAAGGAACGAAAACtgtaacaacagcaacaatggCAGCAAGTTCAGCTGGTGAATCGAGAAATTCTACCAGGGAAATATTGGAAGATGCACATAATAAATCTAACCGCAATGAAGACGAGGAAACTGAAATTGTGGAATACGTGGATAAATATGGTCGACGCGTTAGACGaagaattgtaaaaaaaatcgTAACAACGACAATTACAACAAAGAAAGGCTCCGGGGAAGATGGTTCTGAGAGTGGTAAGAAGGACGGCGACAGCTACAGTTCGGTTTACAAAAAGTCTGTTGTGACCAAGAAAATGGACGGAGACGAGAACCGAAGTGAATTGGAACGCTCAACGACTACCTCCGACGATAAAAATCAGATCGTGGTTGTGAAGACAGACCGTAAAATCGACATGCCTGATTGGATGGAAGAAAGTAAATCGCCTGGAACGAAGCGTCAAAATCTGGACAGTTCAGATGTCAGCATTCATTTGAAATATCCAACAAAAGATGTCACAGACAAAAAAGAATCAGGGGAAAAGGCAAAGGAAAGCAAAATCCAAGCGGAACTCGCGAAGCGAGACAGGCCCGATATTTCCATCGATGATCTTGAAGATTTGCTgcagcaaaaagaaaaggagaaaccGGAAGTTAAAAGGACAGAAAAGGAAATGAAGCCGGCGCCACCAGAATCGACTCCGGACGACGACGAGGACGAAAACGAAGATGACGAAGATGAAGACGACGAATACGAAGAGGAAATCGTCATCATAGAAGTCAATCGAAAATATCGTTTCCCCAAAGGAATGGAAGTACCGAAGCCAGTGCCTAAAAAAGCTGGAATTCCCATTGAAGATCTTTTGGAAATTCCCACAATGCAAATTCAGCAAGAATCAACCCCAGATGACAAACCTCTCATGGAGGAGGAAGATATCGAGTCTACTGAACGCCCGCCAATTGTTTTCTGTGAACCAGATTGGACTCGGCTCGACAAACTGTAA
- the LOC136910453 gene encoding uncharacterized protein, translating into MSLLGLLPDYGSDSSSSSESDEDESNLDDQRRDPDHGKCANDKLKEPQNTQIPLPLPKLDLKESSTLSTKDLNQRTQQTSSIFFNPYLAAEKQKLCALEKHVQLSETKTEEGNKRNKQVCFKFQKGRCRHGDKCKFSHGTVNVPSANLEKSKEPSITPSHCNAAASYEPVEDEDSWGPQKKKMKKIGVTDSLVPPRRALEAFAKQKLSGKP; encoded by the coding sequence ATGTCTCTTCTTGGTCTTCTTCCAGACTATGGAAGTGATTCTAGTAGTTCTTCTGAATCAGATGAAGATGAAAGTAATCTAGATGATCAAAGAAGGGATCCTGACCATGGAAAATGTGCCAACGACAAACTAAAGGAACCTCAAAACACGCAAATTCCACTTCCTTTGCCAAAGTTAGATCTCAAAGAAAGTTCAACTTTGAGTACCAAAGACTTAAATCAGCGAACGCAACAGACGTCGTCAATCTTTTTTAATCCATACCTTGCcgcagaaaaacaaaaactttgtgCTCTTGAAAAACATGTACAGCTTTCTGAGACCAAAACAGAGGAAGGTAACAAACGCAACAAACAAGTGTGTTTCAAATTTCAGAAAGGACGCTGCAGACATGGAGATAAATGCAAGTTTTCCCATGGCACTGTAAACGTTCCTAGCGCTAATCTTGAAAAGTCTAAAGAGCCCAGCATAACACCAAGCCACTGCAACGCGGCTGCTAGTTATGAACCAGTTGAAGACGAGGACAGCTGGGGAccccaaaagaaaaagatgaaaaaaataggTGTCACTGACTCTCTTGTACCACCCAGGCGAGCTTTGGAGGCGTTCGCAAAACAGAAACTTAGTGGGAAACCTTGA